One Rutidosis leptorrhynchoides isolate AG116_Rl617_1_P2 unplaced genomic scaffold, CSIRO_AGI_Rlap_v1 contig103, whole genome shotgun sequence genomic region harbors:
- the LOC139881004 gene encoding uncharacterized protein, whose protein sequence is MGAIHEISERSSYGAIVRDDQGRLLGGLSVYLDVLLSPILTEVYAFRETMRWLLLQGYTSVILKMDCHNLVNVFHKTDNGINEISMLISECKMMALQFACFSLRWIRRQENMVAHILAQQL, encoded by the exons ATGGGGGCAATACATGAAATCAGTGAAAGATCAAGCTACGGGGCAATTGTCAGAGATGACCAAGGACGATTGCTAGGAGGACTTTCTGTTTACCTTGATGTGCTTCTTTCTCCAATACTCACAGAAGTTTATGCTTTCAGAGAGACTATGAGATGGCTTCTTCTACAAGGATACACTTCAGTCATACTTAAAATGGACTGCCATAATCTTGTTAATGTATTCCATAAGACTGACAATGGAATTAATGAAATTAGCATGTTGATATCAGAATGCAAGATGATGGCTTTGCAATTTGCATGTTTCTCGTTAAGATGGATCCGAAGACAAGAAAATATGGTAGCTCACATTTTGGCACAG caactttaa
- the LOC139881005 gene encoding uncharacterized protein gives MITDNIIVAFELIYSMKRKRRGKYGEVALKLDISKAYDLILMSVKNILNDYERALGQAANYRKSGIVFSSNVEAESAATIKDILGVNIPQDHGRYLGLPSLIGKNKMQNFSILKERLQACLGNWKSRILSRSGKEILLKTVAQALPNYCMNVFLIPLGTCDALQKMMNSFWLGWNLIDNSSSFPTQILKAKYYPRNGFLDACEGYNPSFIWKSILRSRDVLKRGTRWRIGNNASVSVWNDPWIPKDGDYYVHTPMMERMEDLQVKDLINEDATTWDATMIRGIFSDIDVHIILRIPLPRINCHDRLVWTETMNGYY, from the exons ATGATTACTGATAATATCATAGTGGCTTTTGAACTAATATATAGCATGAAAAGGAAAAGGCGAGGAAAGTATGGAGAGGTTGCTTTAAAACTAGATATAAGCAAAGCTTATGATCTG ATTCTCATGTCCGTAAAGAATATATTGAATGATTATGAAAGAGCGTTGGGACAAGCAGCtaactatagaaaatctggaatTGTTTTCAGTTCTAATGTGGAAGCGGAGAGTGCGGCTACCATCAAAGATATATTGGGAGTGAATATTCCACAGGACCATGGCAGATATTTGGGATTACCTTCTCTGATCGGAAAGAATAAGATGCAAAATTTTTCTATCCTAAAAGAGCGATTGCAGGCATGTCTTGGAAATTGGAAATCTCGAATTTTGTCAAGATCAGGAAAGGAAATACTTCTTAAAACGGTGGCGCAGGCTTTACCAAATTATTGCATGAATGTTTTTCTTATACCGTTAGGTACTTGTGATGCTCTACAGAAGATGATGAACTCTTTTTGGTTGG GATGGAATCTTATTGATAATTCATCCTCTTTTCCGACTCAGATTCTCAAAGCTAAATATTATCCTAGGAATGGATTCCTAGATGCATGTGAAGGATATAATCCTAGTTTTATTTGGAAGAGCATATTGCGAAGTAGAGACGTGCTAAAAAGGGGAACTCGATGGCGCATCGGTAACAATGCTTCTGTTTCAGTTTGGAATGATCCCTGGATACCTAAGGATGGAGATTATTATGTGCACACGCCTATGATGGAGAGAATGGAGGACTTACAAGTTAAAGATCTCATAAACGAAGATGCCACAACTTGGGATGCCACAATGATAAGAGGAATTTTTTCTGATATTGATGTCCACATAATACTAAGAATACCTCTCCCAAGAATTAATTGCCATGATCGGTTAGTGTGGACAGAAACGATGAATGGCTATTACTAG
- the LOC139881003 gene encoding B3 domain-containing transcription factor VRN1 codes for MAPCPSFHKLVVSNTFQDRRLRIPENFLNAHRIELSVAVTLKVPDGHVWRIGLQKVDNKIWLTDGLLQFLQRHSIRVGYLLVFRYDGDSSFCVFIFNLAFSEVNYRSNTIENPNHGRHSRIFEEMEDEDVTSSLPPTPYHNIAEPLKNKLFAERVNHFTLSKAYNPSSATQMSKTVKVSKKRGRKKKKLENDEIEKTPVAENETEADMSHRLYLSAAARKRTVTAEERERAMNSAKAFEPPNPFCRVVLRPSYLYRGCIMYLPSTFAEKYLSTVSGFIKLQLTDGKQWPVRCLYRGGRAKLSTGWHDFTVENNLAEGDVCVFELIRGREWVIKVTAFRVHDNVGILNRN; via the exons ATGGCGCCTTGTCCTTCATTCCATAAGCTCGTTGTCTCCAACACTTTTCAAGACCGCAGATTG AGGATCCCAGAAAATTTTCTCAACGCGCACAGAATCGAACTATCCGTTGCTGTCACTCTCAAGGTCCCTGATGGTCATGTCTGGCGTATCGGATTACAAAAAGTCGACAACAAAATCTGGTTAACTGACGGTTTACTACAATTCTTGCAGCGCCATTCTATCCGTGTTGGTTACCTCTTAGTCTTCCGATACGATGGGGACTCTTCATTTTGTGTCTTCATTTTCAATCTGGCCTTTTCCGAGGTAAACTATCGTTCGAATACCATCGAAAATCCCAACCATGGCAGACATAGTCGTATATTCGAAGAAATGGAAGACGAAGACGTAACCAGTTCCTTGCCTCCTACCCCTTATCACAATATAGCTGAACCTTTGAAAAACAAACTTTTTGCTGAACGTGTCAATCATTTCACACTCAGCAAAGCTTATAACCCTTCTTCAGCCACACAAATGTCTA AAACAGTTAAAGTTAGTAAAAAAAGAGGACGGAAGAAGAAGAAACTCGAAAATG ATGAGATTGAGAAGACTCCTGTTGCTGAAAATGAAACAGAAGCAGATATGAGCCATAGACTTTATTTAAGTGCTGCAGCACGAAAGAGAACGGTGACAGCTGAAGAAAGAGAACGAGCAATGAATTCTGCCAAAGCCTTTGAGCCTCCAAATCCTTTCTGCCGAGTTGTCCTCCGACCATCTTATCTATACCGTGGATGTATCATG TATTTGCCATCCACCTTTGCTGAAAAGTATCTAAGTACAGTTTCGGGTTTCATAAAGCTTCAGTTGACTGATGGAAAGCAGTGGCCTGTCCGATGTCTTTATAGAGGTGGCCGAGCAAAGTTAAGCACAGGTTGGCATGACTTTACAGTTGAGAACAATTTGGCAGAAGGAGATGTATGCGTCTTTGAGCTGATAAGGGGAAGAGAATGGGTGATCAAAGTTACTGCATTTCGTGTTCACGACAATGTAGGGATACTGAACCGCAATTGA